One part of the Thermoanaerobacterium sp. CMT5567-10 genome encodes these proteins:
- a CDS encoding RnfABCDGE type electron transport complex subunit D: MEDKLYVTSSPHFRSEDSVERIMLDVVIALMPALIAGIVIFGIRALFITVLCVAFSVATEAIIQILTHKEVTINDFSAVVTGILLAFNLPVSIPWWIAAIGSIFAIAIVKQVFGGLGHNFMNPALAARAFLLASWPVPMSHFTIDGIASATPLAIIKGTEASGELPSLFNMFIGLKGGTIGEVSIFALLIGAVYLLIRKVITLRIPLSYILTVAVLTWVLGKNGLFTGDPLYHIMAGGLILGAFFMATDYVTSPVTPKGQIIFGIGCGIFTSIIRLYGGYPEGVSYSILLMNIATPIIDKYTAPKVFGEVKINE, translated from the coding sequence ATGGAAGACAAATTATATGTCACATCATCACCTCATTTCAGGTCAGAAGATAGTGTTGAAAGGATAATGCTTGATGTTGTAATAGCTTTAATGCCGGCACTTATAGCAGGTATCGTAATTTTTGGTATTCGTGCGTTATTTATAACGGTATTATGTGTTGCTTTTTCAGTTGCCACAGAAGCAATCATTCAAATATTGACGCATAAAGAGGTAACGATAAATGATTTTAGTGCTGTTGTTACAGGGATACTATTGGCATTTAATCTTCCTGTATCAATACCTTGGTGGATTGCAGCGATAGGCTCTATATTTGCTATAGCAATAGTTAAGCAAGTGTTTGGCGGATTGGGACATAATTTCATGAATCCAGCGTTAGCTGCAAGAGCGTTTTTACTTGCATCATGGCCAGTACCTATGAGCCACTTTACTATTGATGGAATAGCCAGTGCTACACCGCTTGCCATAATTAAAGGTACTGAAGCATCAGGTGAGCTGCCATCTCTTTTCAATATGTTTATAGGCTTAAAAGGTGGTACAATTGGAGAAGTATCAATTTTTGCTTTATTGATTGGTGCAGTATATCTGCTTATAAGGAAGGTAATAACACTTAGAATACCTTTAAGCTATATTCTGACAGTTGCAGTTTTAACATGGGTGCTTGGTAAAAATGGCTTATTTACTGGTGATCCGTTATACCATATAATGGCAGGTGGACTTATTCTTGGTGCATTTTTTATGGCGACTGACTACGTAACATCACCAGTTACGCCTAAAGGCCAGATAATTTTTGGAATTGGATGTGGTATTTTTACTTCAATCATAAGGCTGTATGGTGGATATCCTGAAGGCGTATCTTACTCTATACTTCTAATGAATATAGCTACACCTATCATAGACAAATATACAGCGCCGAAAGTATTCGGGGAGGTAAAAATTAATGAATAG
- the rsxC gene encoding electron transport complex subunit RsxC — MKTREYTFFGGIHPRSYKELSNKYPIEEYLPKSQVIIPLQQHIGAPCTPLVKVNDYVKVGQKIGEANGFVSAPVHSSVSGKVVAIEDRPSSSGKLVKSIVIESDGEFNYDDNIKPNEDINNLKPEEIRYIVREAGIVGMGGATFPTMVKLNPPSDKKIDIVILNGAECEPYLTADHRLMLEKPVDIVHGLLAIMKALGASKGYVGIEDNKQDAIKEIRKACKEYAGVEVAVLKTKYPKGSEKHIIKAITGREVPSGKIPADVGVVVDNVGTAFAIAEAIKYGKPLIERVVTVTGEGIMTPKNLRVKIGTPFRELIECCGGFKGIPGKVISGGPMMGIAQYSIDVPVIKGTSGILVLPEDRIALKNPKPCIKCARCVDACPMNLLPLFISAYSLKNDFDKCEEYHALDCIECGSCSYVCPSKRPLVESIRLAKREILRKRRK; from the coding sequence TTGAAAACAAGGGAATATACATTTTTCGGTGGAATACATCCGAGATCTTATAAAGAATTATCTAATAAATATCCCATCGAAGAATATTTGCCTAAGTCACAAGTTATCATACCTTTGCAACAGCATATAGGTGCTCCATGCACACCATTGGTTAAAGTAAATGACTACGTTAAAGTCGGGCAAAAAATCGGTGAAGCGAATGGATTTGTTTCTGCTCCAGTACATTCTAGTGTATCGGGAAAGGTAGTTGCCATAGAAGATAGACCATCATCAAGCGGTAAGCTGGTAAAATCTATTGTTATTGAGTCAGATGGCGAATTTAATTATGATGACAATATTAAGCCAAATGAAGATATAAATAATTTAAAACCAGAAGAAATAAGATATATTGTAAGGGAAGCAGGTATAGTCGGTATGGGTGGTGCCACATTCCCAACTATGGTAAAGCTAAATCCACCTTCAGATAAAAAAATAGACATTGTAATTTTAAATGGTGCTGAATGTGAACCCTATTTGACGGCCGATCACCGTCTTATGCTGGAGAAACCTGTTGATATTGTACATGGGCTTTTAGCAATAATGAAAGCATTAGGGGCATCAAAAGGATATGTTGGGATAGAAGATAACAAACAAGATGCCATAAAGGAAATAAGAAAGGCCTGCAAAGAATATGCGGGTGTGGAGGTCGCCGTATTAAAGACAAAATACCCGAAAGGTTCAGAAAAACACATTATAAAAGCAATAACGGGAAGAGAAGTTCCTTCAGGTAAAATACCGGCAGATGTAGGTGTTGTTGTTGACAATGTAGGAACAGCTTTTGCTATTGCAGAGGCTATAAAATACGGCAAACCACTTATAGAACGTGTTGTCACTGTAACTGGCGAAGGAATCATGACACCAAAAAATCTTCGTGTCAAGATTGGTACACCATTTAGGGAGCTAATAGAATGTTGTGGTGGATTCAAAGGCATTCCAGGAAAAGTGATATCTGGCGGACCAATGATGGGGATTGCACAGTATTCTATTGATGTGCCAGTTATTAAAGGTACTTCGGGAATCCTAGTATTACCGGAAGACAGGATAGCTTTAAAAAATCCCAAACCGTGTATTAAATGTGCAAGGTGTGTAGATGCATGCCCAATGAACTTATTACCACTCTTTATAAGTGCATACTCGCTAAAAAATGATTTTGACAAATGTGAAGAATATCATGCACTTGACTGTATAGAATGTGGAAGTTGTTCTTATGTATGCCCATCCAAAAGGCCGCTGGTTGAATCGATCAGATTGGCAAAGCGTGAGATTCTAAGAAAGCGAAGGAAGTGA
- a CDS encoding RnfABCDGE type electron transport complex subunit G has protein sequence MNSKNDILKTGIILLVITGIAAIVLGFFNFITERPIAKQLENTNMEAMKAVLPAEQYTKLDLSKYKFNFDTSGDSKLTPDSKLIEEVNEGKSSGNVVGYVIKVAPQGFGGPIEEMIGIDKDGKITGIKIVNQSETPGLGAKSEDPNWNKQYKDKKADKNLTVVKTTPSQDNQIQAITGATITSRAVTKGVNTAIEAYKVIAGSNK, from the coding sequence ATGAATAGTAAAAATGATATTTTAAAGACAGGTATTATTCTTTTGGTTATTACGGGTATAGCTGCGATAGTGTTAGGTTTTTTCAACTTCATTACTGAAAGACCTATTGCAAAGCAGCTTGAAAACACAAATATGGAAGCAATGAAAGCTGTACTTCCTGCAGAACAATATACAAAACTTGATTTAAGTAAGTACAAATTTAATTTTGATACATCAGGTGACTCAAAATTAACACCAGATTCAAAACTTATTGAAGAAGTAAACGAGGGGAAATCCAGTGGCAATGTCGTTGGATATGTAATAAAAGTTGCACCACAAGGATTTGGTGGTCCTATTGAAGAAATGATAGGAATAGATAAAGATGGCAAAATAACAGGAATAAAAATAGTAAATCAATCGGAGACACCTGGACTTGGTGCAAAATCGGAAGATCCAAACTGGAATAAACAGTATAAAGACAAAAAAGCAGATAAAAATTTGACAGTTGTAAAGACAACTCCAAGTCAGGACAATCAGATTCAAGCGATAACTGGTGCTACAATCACATCAAGAGCTGTTACAAAAGGTGTAAATACAGCCATAGAAGCATACAAAGTTATTGCTGGGTCAAATAAGTGA
- the rsxE gene encoding electron transport complex subunit RsxE has protein sequence MSIFNTFKNGIWKENPIFIQVIGMCPTLAVTTAAVNGIAMGIAATFVLFFSNILISSLRKVTPDKIRIPIFIVVIATFTTIIGMLIKAFSPDLDKALGIYIPLIVVNCMIMARAEAFAYKNTVLQSAADGLGMGLGFTLALFILGSIREIIGNGSILGISLFGPNYQPALIFIMPPGAFITLGLLLGFFRLMEGVQKKRREKAIKKKALLGGASHADRAYTYTD, from the coding sequence ATGAGTATATTTAACACATTTAAAAATGGCATATGGAAAGAAAATCCTATATTTATCCAGGTTATTGGCATGTGTCCTACGCTTGCAGTGACAACTGCAGCCGTAAATGGCATAGCCATGGGAATAGCAGCTACATTTGTCCTTTTCTTTTCAAATATATTAATATCTTCATTGAGAAAAGTTACACCAGATAAGATTAGGATCCCGATTTTTATCGTAGTGATAGCTACTTTTACAACTATAATAGGAATGCTTATTAAAGCATTTTCTCCTGATCTTGACAAAGCCCTTGGAATATATATACCCCTTATCGTTGTAAACTGCATGATAATGGCAAGAGCTGAAGCATTTGCATATAAGAATACTGTTTTGCAGTCTGCTGCAGATGGACTTGGTATGGGTTTGGGATTTACATTAGCACTGTTTATATTGGGGTCCATAAGAGAGATAATAGGGAATGGTTCGATACTTGGAATATCACTGTTTGGACCAAATTATCAACCTGCTTTGATATTCATCATGCCTCCAGGAGCATTTATAACATTAGGTCTTCTTCTTGGATTCTTTAGATTAATGGAAGGCGTTCAAAAAAAGAGAAGAGAGAAGGCAATAAAAAAGAAGGCATTGTTGGGAGGTGCATCACATGCTGACAGAGCTTATACTTATACTGATTAG